The Litchfieldia alkalitelluris genome has a window encoding:
- a CDS encoding ABC transporter substrate-binding protein — MKKFKHAINLLVILSLLLLAACSGGDTTSTDSPENSGDDAKASAGTMFLGMVNPPTGFNPINSGDVAAVFLQKFMFDSFLEMDGPLNFVPKLAESFETTDNQTFTIKLNKNAKWSDGTPVTTADVEFTLNLVANPVVETAVGAYISTFEGLDSSGKLPEGETSIPSVKVIDEQTIEFKTSKPVDPNMIKEQLGVKLLVLPKHILGEVDPAQLSQHPFMQKPTVTNGPFKFVQYAKDQYVEFEANSDYYLGTPELSKLFVKIMPAANMVAQLQTGELHMNVAGGIGKIIPTDYETVDSLENVTTVIEPTIGYQTMMFNTETIKDVKVRQAIAYALDRQKIVDNLLKGYGEVIDGPYTSLSPYLNKDVEQYTYNQEKAKALLEEAGWDFNQTIQLVVPTGNKVREQSADLITQDLQAIGLKVEMTTYDFPTIMQKGEAGEFDLLLIGFTFTLDPEISALYDSKGTYNFMNFSNERVDELLTLGKAEPDADVRQQIYNELQDIHHAELPYISLYSDHDYAAISNDVVFGAPKIFGFHHDLQKWAVSGAK; from the coding sequence ATGAAAAAATTTAAACATGCAATTAATCTTCTAGTTATTCTTTCTTTACTATTATTGGCTGCTTGTAGTGGGGGGGATACAACCTCTACAGATTCTCCTGAAAACAGTGGGGATGATGCAAAAGCAAGTGCCGGTACAATGTTTTTAGGGATGGTTAATCCACCTACAGGATTTAACCCTATTAACTCTGGGGACGTAGCGGCTGTTTTTCTTCAAAAATTTATGTTTGATAGCTTCTTAGAAATGGATGGTCCATTAAACTTCGTTCCTAAGTTAGCTGAATCTTTTGAGACGACAGATAATCAAACCTTTACGATTAAATTAAATAAGAATGCAAAATGGTCAGATGGAACACCAGTTACTACTGCTGATGTAGAATTTACATTAAACCTTGTTGCTAACCCAGTTGTTGAAACAGCTGTTGGTGCTTACATTTCTACCTTTGAGGGACTGGATTCAAGTGGGAAACTACCAGAAGGAGAGACATCTATACCTTCAGTGAAGGTCATTGATGAACAAACGATTGAATTTAAAACAAGTAAGCCTGTTGATCCTAATATGATTAAAGAACAGTTAGGAGTTAAATTATTAGTCTTACCTAAACATATATTAGGTGAAGTTGATCCAGCGCAATTATCACAACATCCATTCATGCAAAAACCAACAGTTACAAATGGGCCATTCAAGTTTGTACAATATGCAAAGGATCAATATGTTGAGTTTGAAGCAAATAGTGATTACTATTTAGGAACTCCAGAACTTTCAAAATTATTTGTGAAAATCATGCCAGCAGCTAATATGGTTGCACAGTTACAAACAGGTGAGCTTCATATGAATGTGGCAGGTGGTATTGGGAAAATTATTCCTACTGATTATGAAACAGTGGATAGCTTAGAAAATGTAACAACTGTTATTGAACCCACAATCGGGTATCAAACAATGATGTTTAACACAGAAACGATTAAGGATGTAAAGGTACGTCAAGCAATTGCTTATGCTCTTGATCGTCAAAAAATTGTTGATAACCTTCTAAAAGGCTATGGTGAGGTTATTGATGGTCCTTACACATCTTTAAGTCCGTATCTAAATAAGGATGTAGAACAATATACGTATAATCAAGAAAAGGCAAAAGCTCTACTAGAAGAAGCAGGATGGGATTTTAATCAGACGATTCAATTAGTTGTACCAACAGGTAATAAGGTTCGGGAACAATCTGCTGATTTAATTACACAAGATTTACAAGCCATTGGATTAAAGGTAGAAATGACGACGTATGACTTCCCAACTATCATGCAAAAAGGGGAAGCTGGTGAATTCGATTTACTATTAATTGGATTCACATTCACGTTAGATCCAGAGATCTCAGCTCTTTATGATTCAAAAGGAACTTACAACTTTATGAACTTCTCAAATGAAAGAGTTGATGAATTACTAACTTTAGGTAAGGCAGAACCTGATGCAGATGTTCGTCAACAAATTTATAATGAATTACAAGATATTCATCACGCTGAATTACCATATATCTCACTTTACTCTGACCATGATTATGCAGCTATATCAAATGATGTAGTTTTCGGTGCGCCGAAGATCTTTGGCTTCCATCATGACCTTCAGAAGTGGGCTGTATCTGGAGCAAAATAA
- the opp4C gene encoding oligopeptide ABC transporter permease translates to MSMANVKLEQEVPIKNQPPIGPADLLGEEESYLQLITKRFLKHKLAVFGLVVFTLIVLTAIFAPLIAPISPYKINAEFAARPSSAHILGTDQVGRDLLSRLIYASRVSLSVGVGAVAIYVIIGTVLGAIAGYFGKWVDMVIMRITDVFMSFPYLMVILVLVSIMGPSLFNIILVIGLLGWPSIARLVRGSVLSIKEMDYVKAGVALGYSSPKIVFQHILPNCIAPILVNATFGIASAIILEASLSFLGMGVQPPTASWGNMLNEAQSLTVLSTQPWLWIPPGIMILLAVLSINFMGDGLRDAMDPKSLK, encoded by the coding sequence ATGTCAATGGCAAATGTAAAGCTGGAACAAGAAGTTCCAATTAAAAACCAGCCACCAATAGGTCCTGCGGATTTATTGGGTGAGGAAGAAAGCTACCTACAATTGATTACTAAAAGGTTTCTGAAGCATAAACTAGCTGTTTTTGGTCTTGTTGTTTTTACATTAATTGTCCTAACAGCTATTTTTGCACCGTTAATTGCACCAATAAGTCCGTATAAGATTAATGCTGAATTTGCAGCAAGGCCATCTTCAGCACACATTCTAGGGACAGACCAGGTGGGGCGAGATTTATTAAGCAGGTTGATATATGCCTCTAGAGTTTCACTTTCTGTAGGAGTCGGTGCTGTAGCTATCTATGTAATTATAGGTACTGTCCTTGGAGCAATTGCAGGCTATTTTGGAAAATGGGTTGACATGGTTATCATGCGAATAACAGATGTCTTTATGTCTTTTCCATATTTAATGGTTATTCTAGTTTTGGTTAGTATTATGGGACCAAGTCTTTTTAATATCATTTTAGTTATAGGACTTCTTGGTTGGCCTTCTATTGCGCGTTTAGTCAGAGGGAGCGTTTTGTCAATTAAAGAGATGGACTACGTAAAAGCTGGTGTAGCTTTGGGATATTCATCCCCTAAGATAGTCTTTCAACATATACTACCCAACTGTATAGCGCCTATTTTAGTTAATGCAACATTTGGAATTGCGTCAGCAATCATATTAGAGGCATCTTTGAGTTTCCTTGGTATGGGTGTTCAACCGCCAACCGCTAGCTGGGGGAATATGTTAAATGAAGCACAGTCTCTAACTGTTTTATCCACACAGCCATGGCTATGGATTCCACCAGGAATAATGATTTTATTAGCTGTTTTATCAATTAACTTCATGGGTGATGGACTCCGTGATGCTATGGATCCTAAAAGCTTAAAATAG
- a CDS encoding ABC transporter permease gives MFQYIIRRLLIAIPVLIGVTIFSFFIVNLAPGNPVDMQVNPFATEADKEIRKEALGLNDPIYVQYLRWVQNLVKGDFGYSFSTYEPVGEMIAKRIGPTLILMGASLIVAYLIAIPIGILSATRQYSWIDYLTTTVSFLGISIPNFFLGLGAIYVFAVIFQVLPTGGMNTLGGNGGFGDTFKHLILPALVLGTASAGNMVRYVRSSMLEVLGQDYLRTARAKGLREFIVTNKHALKNALIPIITVIGLDIPLLIGGAVVTEQIFQWPGLGQLTIQSIGSRDYPTLMAINFMAAIVVLSSNLIADLLYSVADPRIKYN, from the coding sequence ATGTTTCAGTACATTATACGTCGTTTACTTATTGCCATTCCAGTATTAATTGGAGTTACAATCTTTAGTTTTTTCATTGTCAATCTAGCACCTGGTAATCCTGTTGACATGCAGGTGAATCCTTTTGCTACAGAGGCTGATAAAGAGATTCGTAAAGAAGCGCTAGGATTAAATGATCCAATTTATGTACAGTACTTGCGTTGGGTTCAAAACCTAGTAAAAGGAGACTTTGGTTATTCGTTTTCAACCTATGAACCAGTTGGGGAGATGATTGCAAAACGAATTGGCCCAACTTTAATACTAATGGGAGCTTCCTTGATAGTTGCATATTTAATAGCTATTCCTATCGGGATTTTAAGTGCTACAAGGCAATACTCCTGGATTGACTACTTAACAACGACTGTTTCATTTTTAGGTATTTCAATTCCGAACTTTTTCCTTGGTTTAGGGGCAATTTATGTTTTTGCTGTAATCTTTCAAGTCCTTCCAACAGGTGGTATGAATACGTTAGGCGGCAATGGTGGTTTTGGAGATACGTTTAAACATTTAATTTTACCAGCATTAGTCTTAGGTACGGCATCAGCTGGTAACATGGTACGTTACGTTAGATCAAGTATGCTTGAAGTTCTTGGGCAGGATTATCTACGTACTGCTAGAGCAAAAGGGTTAAGAGAGTTTATTGTTACAAATAAACATGCTCTAAAAAATGCCTTAATTCCTATTATTACTGTCATTGGACTTGATATTCCTCTTTTAATAGGAGGTGCAGTTGTAACGGAACAAATATTTCAGTGGCCCGGATTGGGGCAATTAACAATCCAATCAATAGGATCGAGAGATTACCCGACTTTAATGGCTATTAATTTTATGGCTGCAATTGTTGTTTTGTCATCAAATTTAATAGCAGATCTTCTCTATTCTGTTGCAGATCCAAGGATTAAATACAACTAA
- a CDS encoding ABC transporter ATP-binding protein codes for MNSQTLLETRKQVNISDPKPLIQVENLKIHYPIKKGIISRTVGHVKAVDGLNFDIFPGETISLVGESGCGKSTTGRGIVKLEELTEGKVLFEGKDLSTITGAELRKVRTKMQIIFQDPYSSLNPRKRVGDLLAEPLLAHKLAEGAEVNRKVDELLEIVGLTKFHRSRYPHEFSGGQRQRIGIARALILHPKLIVCDEPVSALDVSIQAQVLNLLKDLQKEFNLTYLFIAHGLGAVKYISDRIAVMYLGKIVEIGKTEEIFRNPKHPYSKVLLNAYPIPNPHLRNRERIVIEGDVPSPANPPKGCSFHTRCPIAQSICSKQAPNLIGLNHSVACHFPLT; via the coding sequence ATGAATTCACAAACGTTGCTTGAAACTAGAAAACAAGTTAATATTTCTGACCCCAAGCCACTAATTCAAGTGGAAAACTTAAAAATACATTACCCCATTAAAAAAGGTATCATATCCAGAACGGTAGGTCATGTAAAAGCAGTAGACGGCCTAAACTTTGATATCTTTCCTGGAGAAACCATATCTCTAGTAGGAGAATCAGGGTGTGGTAAATCAACAACAGGTCGTGGAATCGTTAAACTTGAAGAACTAACAGAAGGAAAGGTTTTATTTGAAGGTAAAGATCTTTCAACTATTACTGGTGCTGAGTTAAGAAAAGTTCGCACAAAGATGCAGATTATTTTCCAAGATCCATATTCTTCATTAAACCCTAGAAAACGTGTTGGAGATTTATTGGCTGAACCACTGTTAGCTCACAAGTTGGCTGAGGGTGCAGAGGTTAATCGGAAAGTGGACGAATTGTTAGAGATTGTTGGGTTAACAAAGTTTCATCGTAGTCGTTATCCACATGAGTTTTCCGGTGGACAACGACAGCGAATTGGAATCGCTAGGGCACTCATTCTCCATCCAAAACTGATTGTTTGTGATGAACCGGTTTCTGCTCTAGATGTATCTATTCAGGCGCAAGTATTAAATTTACTAAAAGATCTACAAAAAGAGTTCAATTTAACTTATTTATTTATAGCTCATGGGCTAGGAGCTGTTAAATATATTAGCGATCGTATTGCAGTAATGTACTTAGGAAAGATAGTTGAAATTGGTAAAACAGAAGAAATCTTTAGAAACCCAAAGCATCCATATTCTAAAGTATTGTTAAATGCATACCCAATACCAAATCCACATCTTAGAAACCGTGAAAGAATCGTGATAGAAGGTGATGTTCCGAGTCCAGCTAACCCACCAAAAGGTTGCAGTTTCCATACCAGATGCCCGATTGCTCAAAGCATTTGTTCGAAACAGGCGCCAAATTTGATCGGTTTAAACCACTCTGTTGCTTGTCACTTTCCACTAACCTAA
- a CDS encoding ABC transporter ATP-binding protein produces the protein MNSHILEVNKLQTAFKTDKGEVISVEEVTFQLKPGETIGIVGESGCGKSVTSLSVMRLLGKAGYIKKGSISLNGKDLTNITESEMRRIRGNEISMIFQEPMTSLNPVFTIGNQMIELITLHMKMPKKKAISYAIEMLKNVGIPRAEAIINEYPHALSGGMRQRVMIAMALSCQPKLLIADEPTTALDVTIQAQILELMKKLREKSNTAIMMITHDLGVIAEMADKVMVMYAGQVVEEADVYTLFDEPKHPYTKGLIESIPHLEYDNHKRLYSIPGSVPTLHNMPKGCRFHTRCPFVTNKCLSDKPELLSLEKDNQHKVRCWLYSNEQINPNFSSGKEVQA, from the coding sequence GTGAACAGTCATATTTTAGAGGTAAACAAACTTCAAACCGCTTTTAAAACAGATAAAGGTGAAGTCATTTCTGTTGAAGAAGTAACATTTCAACTCAAACCAGGAGAAACAATTGGGATTGTAGGGGAATCCGGTTGTGGAAAAAGTGTAACATCTCTTTCGGTAATGAGACTCCTTGGGAAAGCTGGATATATAAAAAAGGGCTCAATTTCATTGAATGGAAAAGATTTAACAAACATAACAGAATCTGAGATGAGACGCATTCGAGGAAATGAAATATCAATGATATTTCAAGAACCAATGACATCACTTAATCCTGTTTTTACAATAGGAAATCAGATGATTGAATTAATTACACTTCATATGAAAATGCCAAAAAAGAAGGCGATATCTTATGCGATAGAAATGTTGAAGAATGTAGGGATTCCAAGAGCCGAAGCAATTATTAATGAATATCCACATGCCCTTTCAGGCGGGATGAGACAGCGTGTAATGATAGCAATGGCATTGTCCTGTCAACCTAAACTGTTAATAGCTGATGAGCCTACTACTGCTCTAGATGTTACGATTCAAGCACAAATTCTTGAATTGATGAAGAAATTACGTGAAAAATCAAACACTGCAATCATGATGATAACTCATGACTTAGGTGTAATTGCTGAGATGGCCGATAAAGTTATGGTCATGTATGCGGGGCAGGTTGTGGAAGAAGCAGATGTTTATACTCTTTTTGATGAACCAAAGCATCCTTATACGAAAGGATTAATCGAATCTATTCCCCACCTTGAGTATGATAATCATAAACGGTTGTACTCGATACCAGGATCAGTACCAACATTACACAATATGCCAAAGGGATGCAGATTTCATACAAGATGCCCATTTGTTACAAACAAATGTTTAAGTGATAAGCCTGAACTACTTTCACTAGAAAAAGACAATCAGCATAAAGTTCGCTGTTGGCTATATAGTAATGAGCAAATTAATCCTAATTTTTCCAGTGGAAAGGAGGTTCAGGCATGA
- a CDS encoding M20 family metallopeptidase, producing the protein MLNEWKKQLDEMYIQMVEWRRHMHQFPELSFQEEETPKMIASILESFGIELRKNVGGRGVVGTIKGGKPGKTIAFRADFDALPIQDEKKVSYKSKVDGVMHACGHDGHTATLLAVAKVLNDHRKSLAGNIVLIHQHAEELAPGGAIAMIEDGCLEGVDYVFGTHLTTAAPTGMFLYRSGYTMGAADAFEIKVQGKGGHGSSPHQTVDAIAIGAQIVNQLQYIVSRQIDPQKSAVLSVGSFHAGKASNVIADSAILTGTVRTFDKEIRAHMETELKNIVKGVCNSFHASYEISYKNGYPSVNNHQVETDIFKEVMKNEPQVVEMTPIMGSEDFAYYLEKRPGTFFFTGAQNAKLGADTPHHHPMFDFDEEAMIFAGRAFLNIAYHYAVELVDRKEIKVAL; encoded by the coding sequence ATGCTGAATGAATGGAAAAAACAGCTTGATGAAATGTACATCCAAATGGTGGAATGGAGACGACACATGCACCAGTTCCCTGAACTATCTTTTCAGGAAGAGGAAACTCCAAAAATGATTGCAAGTATTCTAGAGAGCTTCGGAATTGAGCTAAGAAAAAATGTTGGTGGAAGAGGTGTGGTTGGGACAATTAAAGGAGGAAAGCCTGGTAAAACAATTGCCTTTCGAGCTGATTTTGATGCTCTTCCAATTCAAGATGAAAAAAAGGTTTCTTATAAATCAAAGGTTGATGGTGTGATGCATGCATGTGGCCATGATGGACATACTGCTACGCTGTTGGCAGTTGCTAAGGTGCTAAATGATCATCGTAAGAGTTTAGCAGGGAATATCGTGTTAATTCATCAACATGCAGAGGAGTTGGCGCCAGGAGGAGCGATTGCAATGATTGAGGATGGTTGTTTAGAAGGTGTTGATTATGTATTCGGTACTCATTTGACAACAGCTGCTCCTACAGGAATGTTCTTGTATCGATCAGGATACACAATGGGTGCAGCAGATGCCTTTGAAATTAAAGTACAAGGAAAGGGAGGGCATGGTTCTTCTCCACATCAAACTGTAGACGCAATTGCTATTGGTGCCCAAATCGTAAATCAATTGCAATACATAGTTAGCAGACAAATTGACCCACAAAAATCTGCTGTTTTGTCTGTGGGCTCATTTCATGCAGGTAAAGCCTCTAATGTAATTGCAGATTCAGCTATATTAACTGGTACTGTAAGGACTTTCGATAAAGAAATTAGAGCACATATGGAAACAGAATTGAAGAATATTGTAAAAGGCGTTTGCAATTCATTTCATGCTAGTTATGAGATTTCATATAAGAATGGTTATCCATCAGTTAATAATCATCAAGTTGAAACAGATATTTTTAAAGAAGTAATGAAAAACGAACCCCAAGTTGTTGAAATGACTCCGATTATGGGAAGTGAGGATTTTGCGTATTACCTTGAAAAACGACCAGGAACATTTTTCTTTACAGGTGCTCAAAATGCTAAGTTAGGAGCAGATACTCCGCACCACCATCCAATGTTCGATTTCGATGAAGAAGCAATGATTTTCGCAGGTAGAGCCTTTTTAAACATTGCTTATCATTATGCGGTAGAACTAGTTGATAGAAAAGAGATAAAGGTAGCCCTATAA
- a CDS encoding YktB family protein, which produces MNFTGFTKNDFDTFTIDGLEERMEAIRERIQPKFQVIGQALSDDLSAQLGNEMFLHIAKHARRSVNPPKDTWLAIAANKRGYKQHPHFQIGLFDDHLFIWLAFIYELPNKSEMAKTFLENLEEIEQIVPNHYVISLDHMKKDSSLVKDIDLEKALVRFRDVKKAEFLVGQHISVNDPILQNGEELVNFARDTFKTLIPIYKLAFK; this is translated from the coding sequence ATGAATTTTACTGGCTTTACAAAAAACGATTTTGACACTTTTACAATAGATGGACTTGAAGAAAGAATGGAGGCAATTAGAGAGCGCATTCAACCTAAATTTCAGGTAATAGGACAAGCTCTATCTGATGATTTATCTGCGCAACTGGGTAATGAAATGTTTTTACATATTGCAAAACATGCAAGACGTAGCGTTAACCCACCAAAAGATACGTGGTTAGCAATTGCAGCTAATAAAAGAGGGTATAAACAGCATCCTCATTTTCAAATCGGTTTATTTGATGATCACCTATTCATCTGGTTGGCATTTATTTATGAGCTACCTAATAAATCAGAAATGGCAAAGACTTTTCTAGAAAACTTAGAAGAAATTGAACAAATAGTGCCTAATCATTATGTCATCTCATTGGATCATATGAAAAAGGATTCTTCCTTGGTAAAGGATATCGATTTAGAAAAAGCATTGGTGCGTTTTCGTGATGTAAAAAAAGCGGAATTCCTCGTAGGCCAACATATTAGTGTAAATGATCCAATCTTACAAAACGGCGAGGAATTGGTGAATTTTGCAAGGGATACATTTAAAACACTCATTCCCATTTATAAGTTAGCTTTTAAGTAA